In one window of Streptomyces sp. FXJ1.172 DNA:
- a CDS encoding HIT family protein, with product MLHGMTSEPEQQIGVGTQDAFQRLWTPHRMAYIQGENKPTGPGAADGCPFCSIPAKSDEDGLIVRRGEHVYAVLNLYPYNGGHLMTVPYRHVADYTELTGAETAELAELTKQAMTALRTASGAHGFNIGMNQGTVAGAGIAAHLHQHIVPRWGGDTNFMPVVGHTKVLPQLLADTRKMLAEAWPAVA from the coding sequence ATGCTGCATGGCATGACGAGTGAGCCGGAACAGCAGATCGGAGTGGGGACGCAGGACGCGTTCCAGCGCCTGTGGACGCCCCACCGGATGGCGTACATCCAGGGCGAGAACAAGCCGACCGGCCCGGGGGCCGCCGACGGCTGCCCGTTCTGCTCGATCCCGGCCAAGTCCGACGAGGACGGGCTGATCGTCCGGCGCGGTGAGCACGTGTACGCGGTGCTCAACCTCTACCCGTACAACGGCGGCCACCTGATGACCGTGCCGTACCGGCACGTGGCCGACTACACCGAGCTGACCGGGGCGGAGACCGCCGAGCTGGCCGAGCTGACCAAGCAGGCGATGACGGCCCTGCGCACCGCGTCCGGCGCGCACGGCTTCAACATCGGCATGAACCAGGGCACGGTCGCGGGCGCCGGCATCGCCGCCCATCTGCACCAGCACATCGTCCCGCGCTGGGGCGGCGACACGAACTTCATGCCGGTCGTGGGCCACACGAAGGTGCTGCCGCAGCTCCTGGCCGACACCCGGAAGATGCTGGCCGAGGCCTGGCCGGCGGTGGCCTAG
- a CDS encoding glycosyltransferase family 4 protein has protein sequence MRIGIVCPYSWDVPGGVQFHIRDLADYFIRLGHEVSVLAPADDDTPLPPYVVSAGRAVPVPYNGSVARLNFGFLSAARVRRWLHEGAFDVVHIHEPTSPSLGLLTCWAAQGPIVATFHTSNPRSRAMIAAYSILQAALEKISARIAVSEYARRTLVEHLGGDAVVIPNGVDVDFFAKAEPKPEWQGDTIGFIGRIDEPRKGLPVLMKALPKILAARPETRLLVAGRGDEEAAVEELPKELRARVEFLGMISDEDKARFLRSVDLYVAPNTGGESFGIILVEAMSAGAPVLASDLDAFVQVLDQGEAGEVFANEDADALAAAALRLLADPVRRAELSERGSAHVRRFDWSTVGADILSVYETVTAGAAAVAADERTTGLRARFGLARD, from the coding sequence GTGAGAATCGGGATCGTCTGCCCGTACTCCTGGGACGTGCCCGGGGGCGTCCAGTTCCACATCCGCGACCTCGCCGACTACTTCATCCGGCTCGGCCACGAGGTGTCCGTGCTCGCCCCGGCCGACGACGACACCCCGCTGCCGCCGTACGTCGTCTCGGCCGGCCGTGCGGTCCCGGTGCCGTACAACGGCTCGGTGGCCCGGCTGAACTTCGGCTTCCTGTCGGCCGCGCGGGTGCGGCGCTGGCTGCACGAGGGCGCCTTCGACGTGGTCCACATCCACGAGCCGACCTCGCCCTCGCTGGGCCTGCTGACCTGCTGGGCGGCGCAGGGCCCCATCGTGGCCACCTTCCACACCTCCAACCCGCGCTCACGCGCGATGATCGCCGCGTACTCCATCCTCCAGGCCGCGCTGGAGAAGATCAGCGCCCGGATCGCGGTCAGCGAGTACGCCCGCCGCACCCTGGTCGAGCATCTCGGCGGGGACGCGGTGGTCATCCCCAACGGGGTCGACGTGGACTTCTTCGCCAAGGCCGAGCCGAAGCCGGAGTGGCAGGGGGACACGATCGGCTTCATCGGCCGTATCGACGAGCCCCGCAAGGGCCTGCCCGTGCTGATGAAGGCCCTGCCGAAGATCCTGGCCGCCCGCCCGGAGACCCGCCTTCTGGTCGCGGGCCGCGGCGACGAGGAGGCCGCCGTCGAGGAGCTGCCGAAGGAACTGCGCGCGCGTGTGGAGTTCCTCGGCATGATCAGCGACGAGGACAAGGCGCGCTTCCTGCGCAGCGTCGACCTGTACGTCGCGCCCAACACCGGCGGCGAGAGCTTCGGCATCATCCTGGTCGAGGCGATGTCGGCGGGCGCGCCCGTGCTCGCCTCCGACCTGGACGCCTTCGTGCAGGTCCTCGACCAGGGCGAGGCGGGCGAGGTCTTCGCCAACGAGGACGCCGACGCGCTCGCCGCGGCCGCCCTGCGGCTGCTCGCGGACCCGGTGCGCCGCGCCGAACTGAGCGAGCGCGGCAGCGCACACGTCCGGCGGTTCGACTGGTCGACGGTCGGCGCGGACATCCTGTCGGTCTACGAGACGGTGACGGCCGGCGCGGCCGCGGTCGCGGCGGACGAGCGCACGACGGGACTACGGGCACGTTTCGGACTGGCCCGGGACTGA
- the ruvA gene encoding Holliday junction branch migration protein RuvA, whose translation MIAFVSGTVAALAPDAAVVEVGGVGMAVQCTPNTLSTLRIGQPAKLHTSLVVREDSLTLYGFTDDDERQVFVLLQTASGVGPRLAQAMLAVHTPDALRRAVATGDEKALTAVPGIGKKGAQKLLLELKDRLGEPVGTAPAVGSPVTQGWRDQLHAALIGLGYATREADEAVAAVAPRAEAAGGTPQVGQLLKAALQTLNRAR comes from the coding sequence ATGATCGCCTTCGTCAGCGGCACGGTCGCCGCGCTCGCTCCCGACGCCGCGGTCGTCGAGGTGGGCGGCGTCGGCATGGCCGTCCAGTGCACGCCGAACACGCTGTCCACGCTCCGCATCGGCCAGCCCGCCAAGCTGCACACCTCCCTGGTGGTCCGTGAGGACTCCCTCACCCTGTACGGCTTCACCGACGACGACGAGCGCCAGGTCTTCGTGCTGCTCCAGACCGCGAGCGGCGTCGGCCCGCGCCTCGCTCAGGCGATGCTCGCCGTGCACACCCCGGACGCGCTGCGCCGCGCCGTGGCCACCGGTGACGAGAAGGCCCTCACGGCCGTCCCCGGCATCGGCAAGAAGGGCGCGCAGAAGCTGCTGCTGGAGCTGAAGGACCGCCTCGGCGAACCAGTCGGGACGGCCCCCGCGGTCGGCTCCCCGGTCACCCAGGGCTGGCGCGACCAGCTGCACGCGGCCCTCATCGGCCTCGGCTACGCCACCCGCGAGGCCGACGAGGCCGTCGCCGCCGTGGCCCCCCGGGCCGAGGCGGCGGGCGGCACGCCCCAGGTCGGCCAGCTGCTGAAGGCCGCCCTGCAGACCCTGAACCGCGCCCGCTGA
- a CDS encoding YebC/PmpR family DNA-binding transcriptional regulator, producing the protein MSGHSKWATTKHKKAVIDAKRGKLFAKLIKNIEVAARMGGVDLDGNPTLYDAVQKAKKQSVPNKNIDSAIKRGGGLEAGGADYETIMYEGYGPNGVAVLIECLTDNRNRAASDVRVAMTRNGGSMADPGSVSYLFNRKGVVIVPKGELTEDDVLGAVLDAGAEEVNDLGESFEVLSEATDLVAVRTALQEAGIDYDSAEANFVPTMQVELDEEGAKKIFKLIDALEDSDDVQNVFANFDVSDEVMEKVDA; encoded by the coding sequence ATGTCCGGCCACTCTAAATGGGCTACGACGAAGCACAAGAAGGCCGTGATCGACGCCAAGCGCGGCAAGCTCTTCGCGAAGCTGATCAAGAACATCGAGGTCGCCGCGCGCATGGGCGGCGTCGACCTCGACGGCAACCCGACCCTCTACGACGCCGTCCAGAAGGCCAAGAAGCAGTCGGTCCCGAACAAGAACATCGACTCCGCGATCAAGCGCGGCGGTGGCCTTGAGGCCGGCGGTGCCGACTACGAGACGATCATGTACGAGGGCTACGGCCCCAACGGTGTCGCGGTGCTCATCGAGTGCCTCACCGACAACCGTAACCGCGCCGCCTCCGACGTCCGTGTCGCCATGACCCGCAACGGCGGTTCCATGGCCGACCCGGGCTCGGTGTCGTACCTCTTCAACCGCAAGGGCGTCGTGATCGTCCCCAAGGGCGAGCTGACCGAGGACGACGTCCTCGGCGCCGTCCTGGACGCCGGCGCCGAGGAGGTCAACGACCTCGGCGAGTCCTTCGAGGTTCTCAGCGAGGCCACCGACCTGGTCGCGGTCCGCACCGCCCTCCAGGAGGCCGGCATCGACTACGACTCCGCCGAGGCCAACTTCGTCCCGACCATGCAGGTCGAGCTGGACGAGGAGGGCGCCAAGAAGATCTTCAAGCTCATCGACGCCCTCGAGGACAGCGACGACGTGCAGAACGTCTTCGCCAACTTCGACGTGAGCGACGAGGTCATGGAGAAGGTCGACGCGTAG
- a CDS encoding phosphatidylinositol mannoside acyltransferase yields MSTAERLSDALYGLGWSTVKKLPEPAAVRLGRTIADLAWKQRGKGVKRLESNYARVVPGATPERLAELSRAGMRSYLRYWMESFRLPAWSRERVKTGFDPKDIHYLTDGLASGQGVVLALPHMANYDLAGAWVTTKLETPFTTVAERLKPETLYDRFVAYREGLGMEVLPHSGGSAFGTLARRLRDGGLVCLVADRDLSASGVEVDFFGERTRMPAGPALLAQQTGALLLPVTLWYDDSPVMQGQVHPPVEVPGTGTRAEKTSVMTQALADAFATGIAGHPEDWHMLQRLWLADLDPAKGPS; encoded by the coding sequence ATGAGCACCGCCGAACGGCTCAGCGACGCGCTGTACGGCCTCGGCTGGAGCACCGTCAAGAAGCTCCCCGAACCGGCCGCGGTCCGGCTCGGCCGCACCATCGCCGACCTCGCCTGGAAGCAGCGCGGCAAGGGCGTCAAGCGGCTGGAGTCCAACTACGCGCGCGTGGTGCCCGGCGCCACCCCCGAGCGCCTCGCCGAACTCTCCCGCGCGGGCATGCGCTCGTACCTGCGCTACTGGATGGAGTCCTTCCGGCTGCCGGCCTGGAGCCGCGAGCGCGTGAAGACCGGCTTCGACCCCAAGGACATCCACTACCTGACCGACGGGCTCGCCTCCGGCCAGGGCGTGGTCCTCGCCCTGCCGCACATGGCCAACTACGACCTGGCCGGCGCCTGGGTCACCACCAAGCTGGAGACGCCGTTCACGACGGTCGCCGAGCGGCTGAAGCCCGAGACGCTCTACGACCGGTTCGTCGCCTACCGCGAGGGCCTCGGCATGGAGGTCCTGCCGCACAGCGGCGGCTCCGCGTTCGGCACCCTGGCCCGGCGGCTGCGCGACGGCGGCCTGGTCTGCCTGGTCGCGGACCGGGACCTGTCCGCCTCCGGCGTCGAGGTCGACTTCTTCGGCGAGCGGACCAGGATGCCCGCGGGCCCGGCCCTGCTCGCCCAGCAGACCGGTGCGCTGCTGCTGCCGGTCACCCTCTGGTACGACGACTCGCCCGTCATGCAGGGGCAGGTGCATCCCCCGGTAGAGGTACCCGGAACAGGCACGCGCGCGGAGAAGACGTCTGTGATGACACAGGCGCTGGCCGACGCCTTCGCCACCGGGATCGCCGGCCATCCGGAGGACTGGCACATGCTCCAGCGCTTGTGGCTCGCCGACCTCGACCCGGCGAAGGGGCCGTCGTGA
- a CDS encoding elongation factor G-like protein EF-G2: MGDKTQTHPGAAGRAIEADQPASVRNVVLVGHSGSGKTTLVEALALTAGAVNRAGRVEDGGTVSDYDEIEHRQQRSVQLSLVPVEWNGIKINLLDTPGYADFVGELRAGLRAADAALFVVSASDGVDGSTRMVWEECAAVGMPRAIVITHLEAARADFEEMTRTCAEAFGGDDPDAVLPLYLPLRGPEGPDGHAPVTGLVGLLSQKLFDYSTGERKESEPGEDQLPRIEEARNRLIEGIIAESEDETLMDRYLGGEQVDVETLIEDLERAVARGSFFPVLAGAPAADGARQGLGTVELLELITGGYPTPFEHALPEVSTIDGKRRELKPCDTSGPLVAEVVKTSSDPYVGRVSLVRVFSGSLRPDQTVHVSGHGLADRGHEDHDVDEKVGALSMAFGKQQRPVAHAVAGDLVCVAKLGRAETGDTLSAKDDPLLMEPWRMPDPLLPLAIQAHSKADEDKLSQGLSRLVAEDPTMRLEQNQDTHQVVLWCLGEAHADVALERLRSRYGVQVDVVPHKVSLRETFAHRASGRGRHVKQSGGHGQYAICEIEVEPLPGGSGIEFVDKVVGGAVPRQFIPSVEKGVRAQAAKGIAAGYPLVDVRITLLDGKAHSVDSSDAAFQTAGALALREAAADAKIHLLEPVAEVSVLVGDDYVGAVMSDLSSRRGRVLGTEQIGSGRTLIRAEVPEFEIGRYAVDLRSLSHGTARFDRTYARHEPMPPQIAERVREQAGEMA; encoded by the coding sequence ATGGGCGACAAGACACAGACACACCCCGGGGCCGCCGGCAGGGCTATTGAGGCCGATCAGCCCGCGTCCGTACGGAACGTGGTGCTGGTCGGCCACTCCGGTTCGGGCAAGACGACTCTGGTGGAGGCCCTCGCGCTGACCGCGGGGGCGGTGAACCGGGCGGGCCGCGTCGAGGACGGCGGCACCGTCTCGGACTACGACGAGATCGAGCACCGGCAGCAGCGCTCCGTACAGCTCTCCCTGGTGCCGGTCGAATGGAACGGCATCAAGATCAACCTCCTCGACACCCCCGGGTACGCCGACTTCGTCGGGGAGCTGAGGGCCGGTCTGCGGGCGGCGGACGCGGCCCTCTTCGTCGTCTCCGCCTCGGACGGGGTGGACGGCTCGACCAGGATGGTCTGGGAGGAGTGCGCGGCCGTCGGCATGCCCCGCGCGATCGTGATCACGCACCTGGAGGCCGCGCGCGCGGACTTCGAGGAGATGACCCGGACCTGCGCGGAGGCCTTCGGCGGGGACGATCCCGACGCCGTGCTGCCGCTGTACCTGCCGTTGCGCGGCCCCGAGGGCCCCGACGGGCACGCGCCCGTGACCGGGCTGGTCGGGCTGCTGTCGCAGAAGCTGTTCGACTACTCGACCGGGGAGCGCAAGGAGTCCGAGCCGGGCGAGGACCAGCTGCCGCGCATCGAGGAGGCCCGTAACCGGCTCATCGAGGGGATCATCGCCGAGAGCGAGGACGAGACCCTCATGGACCGCTATCTCGGCGGCGAGCAGGTCGACGTCGAGACGCTGATCGAGGACCTGGAGCGGGCCGTCGCCCGCGGCTCGTTCTTCCCGGTCCTGGCCGGGGCCCCCGCCGCCGACGGCGCCAGGCAGGGGCTCGGCACGGTCGAGCTGCTGGAGCTGATCACGGGCGGGTACCCGACCCCGTTCGAGCACGCGCTGCCCGAGGTCAGCACCATCGACGGCAAACGGCGCGAGCTGAAGCCGTGCGACACCTCCGGCCCGCTGGTCGCCGAGGTCGTCAAGACCTCCTCCGACCCCTACGTCGGCCGCGTCTCGCTGGTGCGTGTCTTCTCCGGCAGCCTTCGCCCCGACCAGACAGTGCACGTCTCCGGGCACGGGCTGGCCGACCGCGGGCACGAGGACCACGATGTCGACGAGAAGGTCGGCGCTCTGTCCATGGCCTTCGGCAAGCAGCAGCGCCCGGTGGCGCACGCCGTCGCCGGCGACCTGGTGTGCGTGGCCAAGCTGGGCCGCGCCGAGACCGGGGACACGCTCTCCGCGAAGGACGACCCGCTGCTGATGGAGCCCTGGCGCATGCCCGACCCGCTGCTGCCGCTGGCCATCCAGGCGCACAGCAAGGCCGACGAGGACAAGCTCTCCCAGGGCCTTTCCCGGCTGGTCGCCGAGGATCCGACGATGCGGCTGGAACAGAACCAGGACACCCACCAGGTGGTCCTTTGGTGCCTGGGCGAGGCCCACGCGGACGTCGCCCTGGAACGGCTGCGCAGCCGCTACGGCGTCCAGGTCGACGTCGTCCCGCACAAGGTCTCCCTCAGGGAGACGTTCGCGCACCGGGCGTCCGGGCGCGGCCGGCACGTGAAGCAGTCCGGCGGGCACGGGCAGTACGCCATCTGCGAGATCGAGGTGGAGCCGCTGCCGGGCGGCTCGGGCATCGAGTTCGTGGACAAGGTGGTCGGCGGCGCCGTACCGCGTCAGTTCATCCCGTCCGTCGAGAAGGGTGTGCGGGCGCAGGCGGCCAAGGGCATCGCCGCCGGGTATCCGCTGGTGGACGTGCGGATCACGCTGCTGGACGGAAAGGCGCACTCGGTGGACTCCTCCGACGCCGCCTTCCAGACCGCGGGCGCGCTCGCGCTGCGCGAGGCGGCGGCCGACGCGAAGATCCATCTGCTGGAGCCGGTCGCCGAGGTGTCCGTGCTGGTCGGCGACGACTACGTGGGCGCGGTGATGAGCGATCTGTCGAGCCGGCGCGGCCGGGTGCTCGGCACCGAACAGATCGGCTCGGGGCGGACCTTGATCCGGGCCGAGGTGCCCGAGTTCGAGATCGGCCGGTACGCCGTCGACCTGCGGTCGCTCTCGCACGGCACGGCCCGGTTCGACCGGACCTATGCCCGGCACGAGCCGATGCCGCCGCAGATCGCCGAGCGGGTACGCGAACAGGCGGGCGAGATGGCGTAG
- the pgsA gene encoding phosphatidylinositol phosphate synthase: MGQPEATRAAAPPTVGKAMLNKYARAFFTRVLTPFAAFLIRRGVSPDTVTLIGTAGVVAGALVFYPRGEFFWGTVVITLFVFSDLVDGNMARQLGRSSRWGAFLDSTLDRVADGAIFGGFALWYAGHGNNNVLCAVSIFCLASGQVVSYTKARGESIGLPVAVNGLVERAERLVISLVAAGLAGLHKFGVPGIQWLLPVALWIVAAGSLVTLIQRVVTVRRESAEAEAAARQNASQGSEAAK, from the coding sequence ATGGGCCAGCCGGAGGCCACGAGGGCCGCGGCGCCACCAACCGTCGGGAAGGCCATGCTGAACAAGTACGCGCGTGCATTCTTCACGCGTGTCCTCACACCGTTCGCCGCGTTTCTCATCCGGCGGGGGGTGAGCCCCGACACGGTCACGCTCATCGGTACGGCCGGTGTGGTGGCGGGCGCGCTGGTCTTCTACCCCCGGGGCGAGTTCTTCTGGGGCACGGTCGTCATCACCCTGTTCGTCTTCTCCGACCTGGTCGACGGCAACATGGCCCGCCAGCTGGGCCGCTCCAGCCGCTGGGGCGCCTTCCTGGACTCCACCCTCGACCGGGTCGCCGACGGCGCGATCTTCGGCGGCTTCGCGCTCTGGTACGCGGGCCACGGGAACAACAATGTGCTGTGCGCGGTGTCGATCTTCTGCCTGGCCAGCGGCCAGGTGGTGTCGTACACCAAGGCGCGCGGCGAGTCGATCGGGCTGCCGGTCGCCGTCAACGGGCTGGTCGAGCGCGCCGAGCGGCTGGTGATCTCGCTGGTCGCGGCGGGTTTGGCGGGCCTGCACAAGTTCGGCGTGCCGGGCATCCAGTGGCTGCTGCCGGTCGCTCTGTGGATCGTCGCCGCCGGCAGCCTCGTGACGCTGATCCAGCGGGTCGTCACCGTCCGCCGCGAGTCCGCCGAGGCGGAGGCGGCGGCCCGGCAGAACGCGTCCCAGGGGAGCGAGGCGGCGAAATGA
- the pdxS gene encoding pyridoxal 5'-phosphate synthase lyase subunit PdxS, with product MSTNENQAPETGTARVKRGMAEQLKGGVIMDVVTPEQAKIAEDAGAVAVMALERVPADIRKDGGVARMSDPDMIEGIIDAVSIPVMAKSRIGHFVEAQVLQSLGVDYIDESEVLTPADEVNHSDKWAFTTPFVCGATNLGEALRRIAEGAAMIRSKGEAGTGNVVEAVRHLRQIKNEIAKLRGFDNHELYAAAKELRAPYELVKEVAELGKLPVVLFSAGGVATPADAALMRQLGAEGVFVGSGIFKSGDPAKRAAAIVKATTFYDDPKIIADASRNLGEAMVGINCDTLPETERYANRGW from the coding sequence GTGTCCACCAACGAGAACCAGGCTCCCGAGACCGGCACCGCGCGCGTGAAGCGCGGCATGGCCGAACAGCTCAAGGGCGGCGTGATCATGGACGTCGTCACGCCGGAGCAGGCGAAGATCGCCGAGGACGCGGGCGCCGTCGCCGTCATGGCGCTGGAGCGGGTCCCCGCCGACATCCGCAAGGACGGCGGCGTGGCCCGTATGTCCGACCCGGACATGATCGAGGGCATCATCGACGCCGTTTCCATCCCGGTCATGGCCAAGTCCCGCATCGGCCACTTCGTCGAGGCCCAGGTCCTCCAGTCCCTCGGCGTCGACTACATCGACGAGTCCGAGGTCCTCACCCCGGCCGACGAGGTCAACCACTCCGACAAGTGGGCCTTCACCACCCCCTTCGTCTGTGGTGCCACCAACCTGGGCGAGGCCCTGCGCCGCATCGCCGAGGGCGCCGCGATGATCCGCTCCAAGGGCGAGGCCGGCACCGGCAACGTCGTCGAGGCCGTCCGCCACCTGCGCCAGATCAAGAACGAGATCGCCAAGCTGCGCGGCTTCGACAACCACGAGCTGTACGCCGCCGCCAAGGAGCTGCGCGCCCCGTACGAGCTGGTCAAGGAGGTCGCCGAGCTGGGCAAGCTCCCGGTCGTGCTGTTCTCCGCCGGTGGCGTGGCCACCCCGGCCGACGCGGCCCTGATGCGTCAGCTCGGCGCCGAGGGCGTCTTCGTGGGCTCCGGCATCTTCAAGTCCGGCGACCCGGCCAAGCGCGCCGCCGCCATCGTGAAGGCCACCACCTTCTACGACGACCCGAAGATCATCGCGGACGCGTCCCGCAACCTCGGCGAGGCCATGGTCGGCATCAACTGCGACACCCTCCCCGAGACCGAGCGCTACGCGAACCGCGGCTGGTAA
- a CDS encoding potassium channel family protein, protein MDDYSRKGRWEQRTDLLLACASLVFLCAYAVHVLATGLSDAVHLGLLSATYVCWALFVVDYAVRWRFSGQGLRFVRQHWLDTLVVLLPLLRPLRLVRTYELVEHRHGHARMPLHARVMTYASLSVTLLGFAGALSVYHVEHAAPGASIRTFGDSVWWTCATLTTVGYGDVVPVTTMGRIIAVGMMIVGLGLFGVVTGSFSSLLVQQFARGDDQGGEPAKREGPPGS, encoded by the coding sequence GTGGACGACTACAGCCGCAAGGGACGCTGGGAGCAGCGGACGGACCTGCTCCTCGCCTGCGCCTCGCTGGTCTTTCTCTGCGCCTACGCGGTGCACGTCCTCGCGACGGGGCTGTCGGACGCGGTGCACCTCGGGCTGCTTTCGGCGACCTACGTCTGCTGGGCGCTGTTCGTCGTCGACTACGCGGTGCGCTGGCGGTTCAGCGGGCAGGGGCTGCGGTTCGTACGACAGCACTGGCTGGACACGCTGGTCGTGCTGCTGCCCCTGCTGCGGCCGTTGCGGCTCGTGCGGACGTACGAGCTGGTGGAGCACCGGCACGGGCACGCCCGGATGCCGCTGCACGCGCGCGTGATGACGTACGCGTCCCTGTCCGTGACCTTGCTGGGATTCGCCGGGGCGCTGTCGGTGTACCACGTGGAGCACGCTGCCCCGGGCGCCTCGATCCGCACCTTCGGCGACTCGGTGTGGTGGACCTGCGCGACCCTCACGACCGTCGGCTACGGCGATGTGGTTCCCGTGACGACGATGGGCCGGATCATCGCCGTGGGGATGATGATCGTCGGTCTCGGCCTGTTCGGCGTGGTCACGGGATCGTTCTCCTCCCTCCTGGTGCAGCAGTTCGCGCGGGGCGACGACCAGGGCGGCGAGCCGGCGAAAAGGGAGGGGCCCCCGGGGAGCTGA
- the pdxT gene encoding pyridoxal 5'-phosphate synthase glutaminase subunit PdxT has product MNTPVIGVLALQGDVREHLIALAAADAVARPVRRPEELAEVDGLVLPGGESTTISKLAVLFGVMEPLRARVHAGMPVYGTCAGMIMLADKILDPRSGQETIGGIDMIVRRNAFGRQNESFEAAVDVKGVAGDPVEGVFIRAPWVESVGAGAEVLAEHDGHIVAVRQGNAIATSFHPELTGDHRVHSLFVDMVRANRTAESL; this is encoded by the coding sequence ATGAACACTCCTGTCATAGGCGTCCTGGCCCTCCAGGGCGACGTACGGGAGCACCTCATCGCCCTGGCCGCGGCCGACGCCGTGGCCAGGCCGGTGCGGCGCCCCGAGGAACTCGCCGAGGTGGACGGCCTCGTCCTGCCCGGCGGTGAGTCCACCACCATCTCCAAGCTGGCCGTCCTGTTCGGCGTGATGGAGCCGCTCCGCGCGCGCGTGCACGCCGGCATGCCCGTCTACGGCACCTGCGCCGGCATGATCATGCTCGCCGACAAGATCCTCGACCCGCGCTCGGGCCAGGAGACGATCGGCGGCATCGACATGATCGTGCGCCGCAACGCCTTCGGACGGCAGAACGAGTCGTTCGAGGCCGCGGTCGACGTGAAGGGCGTTGCGGGCGATCCTGTGGAGGGGGTCTTCATCCGTGCTCCCTGGGTCGAGTCCGTGGGCGCCGGGGCCGAGGTGCTCGCCGAGCACGACGGCCACATCGTCGCCGTCCGCCAGGGCAACGCGATCGCCACGTCGTTCCACCCGGAACTGACCGGCGACCACCGCGTGCACTCCCTGTTCGTGGACATGGTGCGCGCAAACCGTACGGCCGAGTCCTTGTAG
- the ruvC gene encoding crossover junction endodeoxyribonuclease RuvC, whose translation MRVLGVDPGLTRCGVGVVEGVAGRPLTMLGVGVVRTPADAELSRRLLFVEEGIEQWLDEHRPEFVAVERVFSQHNVRTVMGTAQASAVAMLCAARRGIPVALHTPSEVKAAVTGTGRAGKEQVGAMVTRLLRLAAPPKPADAADALALAICHIWRAPAQNRLQQAVARHTVNATKGRTA comes from the coding sequence GTGCGCGTACTGGGGGTGGACCCCGGGCTGACCCGTTGCGGCGTCGGCGTCGTCGAGGGAGTCGCGGGCCGGCCGCTCACCATGCTCGGCGTCGGCGTCGTCAGGACCCCGGCGGACGCCGAACTCAGCCGGCGCCTGCTCTTCGTCGAAGAGGGCATCGAGCAGTGGCTGGACGAGCACCGGCCCGAGTTCGTGGCTGTCGAGCGCGTCTTCAGCCAGCACAACGTACGCACGGTGATGGGCACCGCCCAGGCCAGCGCCGTCGCCATGCTGTGCGCCGCCCGGCGCGGCATCCCCGTCGCCCTGCACACCCCGAGTGAGGTCAAAGCGGCCGTCACCGGCACCGGCCGGGCCGGCAAGGAGCAGGTCGGCGCCATGGTCACCCGGCTGCTCCGGCTCGCCGCACCGCCCAAGCCGGCCGACGCCGCCGACGCCCTCGCGCTCGCCATCTGCCACATCTGGCGCGCCCCCGCCCAGAACCGGCTCCAGCAGGCGGTCGCCCGCCACACCGTCAACGCAACGAAAGGCCGTACGGCATGA